The Edaphobacter sp. 12200R-103 genome contains a region encoding:
- a CDS encoding RodZ family helix-turn-helix domain-containing protein, with translation MEQFGNALRIERERRQVSLASICEVTKISVRHLEALEAGRYADLPGGVFRKGILRSYLKAIGLEESEWVEQFENAIRSSDPENEEEGWTEFAENVRRNRTGSRTSGIDSRWIGVAVMIMVLVALGWGVWRFVFHGRLFL, from the coding sequence ATGGAGCAATTCGGCAACGCACTGCGAATCGAGCGTGAGAGAAGACAGGTTAGCCTTGCGAGCATCTGCGAGGTGACAAAGATCTCAGTCCGTCACCTTGAAGCCCTGGAGGCCGGCCGGTATGCAGATTTACCCGGCGGAGTCTTTCGCAAAGGGATCCTGCGAAGCTATCTGAAGGCGATCGGCCTCGAAGAGTCGGAATGGGTTGAGCAGTTTGAGAACGCAATACGATCCTCTGATCCGGAGAATGAAGAGGAAGGCTGGACGGAATTTGCAGAGAACGTTCGCAGGAATCGTACCGGAAGCCGAACCTCCGGAATCGATTCGCGCTGGATCGGGGTCGCGGTCATGATTATGGTGCTAGTCGCACTGGGATGGGGCGTGTGGAGATTCGTCTTTCACGGACGGCTTTTCCTCTAA